The DNA segment TCGAGCTCGACCATCCCGGACACAAATACGGCTACACCGCCTTTCCCGATGCACAGTTCGAGGCGCTGGTGCCGCTGCTGGCGCGCATGGTGAAGGCGCATGGCATTCCGCGCGCCAATGTCGTCGGGCATTCTGACGTCGCGCCGCAGCGCAAGATTGATCCTGGTGAGCTGTTTCCATGGGAGCGGCTGGCCGAATATGGGCTCTGCCTCCCGACCCCGACGCCGATGCTCGTCGATCCTTTCGACAACGATGGCGCCTTTCTTCTGGCGCTCGAACGCTTTGGCTATGACATCACCGACGGGCCAAAAGCGATCGAGGCCTTTCAGCGGCGCTGGCGTCCACGAAAGATTGATGGCGAGCCGGATGGGGAGATCCGCGCGATCCTGTTTCAACTGCTGCTCGATCGGGACGAGGGGCGCACGCGATAGCGATCACGTCGTGGGAGGGGATGAAATGACACTTGGTATCAAGCTTGCCGGCCTGCTGCTCGCGACCAGCGCACTGGCGGCGCCCGCGGCTGCGGAGACGCGGCTGCTGGGCGATCCGGCGCTGTCTGACCGCCAGCTCGCCTTTACCTATGCGGGCGACATCTGGGTGGCCGCACCCGACGGCAGCAATCCGCGCCGCATCACCAGCCATGCCGCCGACGAGAGCGACCCGATCTTTTCGCCCGATGGCAGCATGATCGCCTTCAACGCCAATTACGACGGCAATTACGATGTCTTCGTGATGCCGGCTTCGGGCGGGACGCCCAGGCGGCTGACCTTCCACCCCGGCCAGGACCTCGCGGCCGACTTCACGCCCGATGGGAGGGCGGTGCTCTTCGCCACCAATGCCGAGACCGGCAACGGGCGCTCGGGCGAGCTTTTCACGGTGCCCGTCACCGGCGGTTTCCCCACCAAGCTATCGGGCATCCGCAGCCGCGGCGGCGCCTATGACGCCGCGACCGGCCGGATCGCCAACTTGACCGGTTTCGGCGGCTACAACGCGCTGTGGGGCGGCTCCTCCGGCTGGCGCGGCTATCGCGGCGGGCAGCAGCCGCAGATCGAGATCGTCGATCTTGCCAAGAAGACGCTCGCCAAAGTGCCGGGCGAGGGCTCCAACAATTTTGCCCCCCGCTGGGATGGCGGGCAGCTCTATTTCCTCTCCGACCGCGATAACAAGGTGATCAACGTCTTCCGCGCCGATCCCGCGGGCGGGGCGCCGGTAAAGCTGACGAACGAGACGGAATGGGACGTGCGGCGCTTCGCGATACGCGGCGGGCGGATCGTCTATGAAGCGGGCGGCGCGTTGAAGGAACGGGCGGCGGGCGGCGGGGCGGCGCGCACGCTGCCGATCACCGTCACCGCCGACCTGCCCGCAAAGCAGCCGCAATGGAAACAGGTCGCCGCCCAGATCGAGGATGCGCGGCTGTCGCCATCGGCCAAGCGCGTCGCCTTCACCGCGCGAGGCGAAGTCTTCACCGTGCCGACCGATCAGGGCAGCACCCGCAATATCTCCGCCAGCGCCGCCGTCCGGGACTACACGGGCATCTGGTCGAAGGACGGCACCCGGCTTGCCTATGTCACCGACACAGGCACGGGGCAGGAGCTGGTAATCGAGGACCAGACCGGCACCGCGGCCAAGCGCCGCGTGCCGCTGGGCCCCGATTTCTACCGGCTGCTCGACTGGGGCGGGGACGGCAAGACGATCGTCTATTCGAGCAACAAGCTCGAACTGCGCGGCTTCGATACCGCCGCCAACACCAGCTTCCGGATCGCCACCAGCGCGCGGCGCAATGGCGACATGGGCGCGGTCCTCTCGCCCGCCGGCCGCTGGCTCGCCTACACGACCCGGGGCGCGAATTTCAACGCGGCGCTCTATCTCTACGATCTGACGACGCGGCGCGCCTTCCCGGTCTCGGGAGAATTCGCGGATATCGGCTCGCCCGCCTTTTCGAAGGACGGTAAGCTCCTCTTCTTCACCGCCTCGACCAATGCGGGGCCGGGGCATGTCGGGCTCGACATGAGCAGCCAGCAACAGCCCTATCGCGCCGGCATCTATGCCGTGGTGCTGGAGCGCGCGGGCACGTCGCCGCTCGCCCCGGTGCTGGCGAACGAGGGCGACGCCGCAGGCAGCCCCGACGCCGAGGACGAGCCTGAAGGTGAGAAGAAGGCCAGGACGAAAAGCGGTGCCGCATCTCAGCCGCAGGTGGACCCCGCCGATCTGACGCGCCGCATGGTTCCGCTGCCTGTCGCGGAAGGGTTCCACGCAAGCCTCGCGACCGGCAAGGACGGCGCGCTTTACTTCGTGACGCTGGTGCAACCGGGCGTCGCCACCGCCGCGCCGGGCGCCATGCCCGAGCAGGCCGATGCGCAGCTCATGCGCTTTGATTTCGAGAAGCGTACCGCCACCAGCCTGATGCGCGGCGTCACCGGCGTGGAGACGGACGCCAAGGGTGAGACGCTGCTGCTGCGAAAGGCGGACGACAGCTTCGTCACCAGCAAGGCTGGCGAGAAGCTGGATCCCAAGCCGGTCGACACCGCGAGCCTGCGTGTCCTGGTCGATCCCGCGGCCGAATGGCGGCAGATCTTCAACGATGCCTGGCGGATGGAGAAAGCCTATTTCTACGATGCCAATATGCACGGCCTCGATCGGGACGCCGTGCGCGCCAAATACGAGCCGCTGCTGGTTCATGTCGGACGGCGCGAGGATCTGAACCGCCTGCTTGCCGAGATGATCGGCGAGATGCAGGTCGGCCACAACCGTGTGGGCGGCGGCGACATCTGGAAAGGCCCGGGAGGCGCGGCGCCGGGGCTGCTGGGTGCCGACATCAGGCTCGAAGGCGGACGCTATATCATCAAGCGCATCTATGATGGGGAGCAGTGGAACCCCTTCCTCGCGGCGCCGCTGGCTGCGCCCGGGGTGGACGTGAAAGCGGGCGATGCGATAGTCGCCATCAACGGCCGCGAGCTGAAGCCCAGCGACAATATCCACGAAGCCCTGCTCGGCACCGCGGGCACGCAGATCGCGGTGACAGTACAGAACGGCGCCGGGCCGCGCCGCACTTCGGTGGTCGTGCCGATCCCCAACGACCGGCAGCTGCGCCGCTGGAGCTGGATCGAGGACAACCGCCGCTACGTCGATCGCGCGACCGGCGGCAGGGTCGCCTATGTCTATATGCCCGATACCGCGGACGACGGTTTCACCTTCTTCAACCGCATGTTCTTCGCGCAGACCAATAAGGAGGCGCTGATCCTCGACGAGCGCTCGAACGGCGGCGGGCAGGCGGCGAATTACGTGATCGACGTGCTGCGCCGGCCCTATCTGTCCGGGTGGAAGGACCGCGAAGGCCTGGTCTTCAACACGCCGGGCGGCGCGATCCACGGGCCCAAAGCCATGCTGATCGACCAGGACGCGGGCTCGGGCGGGGATTGGCTGCCCTACGCCTTCCGGCAGGCCGGGCTCGGTCCGCTGATCGGCACGCGCACCTGGGGGGGTCTCATCGGCATCAGCGCCAATCCCGATCTCATCGACGGCGGTTTTCTCACCGTACCCAATTTCCGCTTCTTCGATACGGAAGGACGCTGGAGCGTCGAGAACGAAGGTGTCGCGCCCGATATGCGGGTCGAACTCGATCAGATGACGCTCGATGCGGGGCGCGACACGCAGCTCGATGCCGCGATCGGCCATGTCATGGCGGAACTTGCCAAGACCCAAAGGCGCGATCCGAATTGGCATCCGCCAAAGCCGACGGAGCTCGGCAAATAGCCGCAAGGCTTCCCCAAGGCGGCGGCGCCGGTTAAGACCCGTCCCGCCAGGGGGCCGGGCAGCCGCGGACCGCGAGGTTCGAGGAAAGTCCGGGCTCCACGAAGCAAGGGTGGCGGGTAACGCCCGCCCAGCTTGCGCTTTCGGGCGCGGGCCGAGGGACAGTGCCACAGAGAGCAGACCGCCTCCTTTCGGAGGCAAGGGTGAAAGGGTGCGGTAAGAGCGCACCGGGGCTGCCGGTAACGGCGCCCGCATGGCAAACCCCACCCGGAGCAAGGCCGAATAGGGATCCCGCGCTTGCCCGCAAGGGCGGCAGGGCGCTTCGCCCCAGAGGATCCGGGTTGGCTGCTCGAGCGGCGCGGCAACGCGCCGCCCAGATGAATGGCTGCCGCCGCGGCGTGGGTCTGCAAAACGGATACCGCCCGCGGAACAGAACCCGGCTTACAGGCCCC comes from the Qipengyuania sediminis genome and includes:
- a CDS encoding N-acetylmuramoyl-L-alanine amidase, whose amino-acid sequence is MSAGGEDELVHHERLSPSHDARALPISMAVIHYTEMQSAEEALERLTDPDSKVSAHYLVSRSGEVTRLVPEDRRAWHAGVSYWRGIRDVNSASIGIELDHPGHKYGYTAFPDAQFEALVPLLARMVKAHGIPRANVVGHSDVAPQRKIDPGELFPWERLAEYGLCLPTPTPMLVDPFDNDGAFLLALERFGYDITDGPKAIEAFQRRWRPRKIDGEPDGEIRAILFQLLLDRDEGRTR
- a CDS encoding S41 family peptidase is translated as MTLGIKLAGLLLATSALAAPAAAETRLLGDPALSDRQLAFTYAGDIWVAAPDGSNPRRITSHAADESDPIFSPDGSMIAFNANYDGNYDVFVMPASGGTPRRLTFHPGQDLAADFTPDGRAVLFATNAETGNGRSGELFTVPVTGGFPTKLSGIRSRGGAYDAATGRIANLTGFGGYNALWGGSSGWRGYRGGQQPQIEIVDLAKKTLAKVPGEGSNNFAPRWDGGQLYFLSDRDNKVINVFRADPAGGAPVKLTNETEWDVRRFAIRGGRIVYEAGGALKERAAGGGAARTLPITVTADLPAKQPQWKQVAAQIEDARLSPSAKRVAFTARGEVFTVPTDQGSTRNISASAAVRDYTGIWSKDGTRLAYVTDTGTGQELVIEDQTGTAAKRRVPLGPDFYRLLDWGGDGKTIVYSSNKLELRGFDTAANTSFRIATSARRNGDMGAVLSPAGRWLAYTTRGANFNAALYLYDLTTRRAFPVSGEFADIGSPAFSKDGKLLFFTASTNAGPGHVGLDMSSQQQPYRAGIYAVVLERAGTSPLAPVLANEGDAAGSPDAEDEPEGEKKARTKSGAASQPQVDPADLTRRMVPLPVAEGFHASLATGKDGALYFVTLVQPGVATAAPGAMPEQADAQLMRFDFEKRTATSLMRGVTGVETDAKGETLLLRKADDSFVTSKAGEKLDPKPVDTASLRVLVDPAAEWRQIFNDAWRMEKAYFYDANMHGLDRDAVRAKYEPLLVHVGRREDLNRLLAEMIGEMQVGHNRVGGGDIWKGPGGAAPGLLGADIRLEGGRYIIKRIYDGEQWNPFLAAPLAAPGVDVKAGDAIVAINGRELKPSDNIHEALLGTAGTQIAVTVQNGAGPRRTSVVVPIPNDRQLRRWSWIEDNRRYVDRATGGRVAYVYMPDTADDGFTFFNRMFFAQTNKEALILDERSNGGGQAANYVIDVLRRPYLSGWKDREGLVFNTPGGAIHGPKAMLIDQDAGSGGDWLPYAFRQAGLGPLIGTRTWGGLIGISANPDLIDGGFLTVPNFRFFDTEGRWSVENEGVAPDMRVELDQMTLDAGRDTQLDAAIGHVMAELAKTQRRDPNWHPPKPTELGK